A genomic region of candidate division KSB1 bacterium contains the following coding sequences:
- the sppA gene encoding signal peptide peptidase SppA has protein sequence MAKKRGWLIFFILFGVFVFFGLMFIFGIMTALENRPIVRKDTVLQFNLSGLITEHFPRDAFGKEFEGASLQMHDIRKALAMARVDERIRGIYLRVTLPQIGWAKSQELRNLLFDFKESGKFVIAFMEFCNEKSYYIALAADEIYLQPHSFAEFNGFAAEIPFFKRMFNKVGAEAQVENIGKYKSAGDIYKRESMTPAHREVTQALLGDIFDEFTQAVTGQRGIDKEEFVAALNQGIYDSQGALELNLVDALSYETDVIDLLKKKVFGENSEDRNLQVMSLPRYAKIPYAEVGLGDGSKVALIYAIGAIVSGSGGHDPLMGRNMGSRSIVRYLRSAKKNKSIKAVVIRVDSPGGSSIASDEIWSEINSVRKTKPVVISMSDVAASGGYWISMDADAIVAQPLTITGSIGVVFTLFDLSGTYDKLGIDWETVKKGTHADMLTDKRAMTDEEWQTFKKLTRDVYNVFVQKVADGRNKSWDEIDEIAQGRIWTGAAALNFGLVDSLGGLDVALKIAKEKAGIDLEAQTQWLVYPQPKGLLESVFDRLSIRAAGLLSRNNHDVALFRTLPPETKSILKRIAVMSRVRGGEIMAVAPFIPEIN, from the coding sequence ATGGCAAAAAAAAGAGGCTGGTTGATCTTTTTCATCCTCTTCGGAGTGTTTGTTTTCTTCGGGCTGATGTTCATTTTTGGAATTATGACGGCCCTGGAAAACAGGCCGATTGTGCGAAAAGATACCGTTCTGCAATTTAATCTGTCCGGGTTGATCACGGAACACTTCCCCCGCGATGCCTTTGGCAAAGAGTTCGAGGGGGCGAGTTTGCAGATGCACGACATTCGCAAAGCACTGGCGATGGCAAGAGTGGACGAAAGGATTAGGGGAATTTACCTGCGGGTAACCTTGCCGCAAATTGGCTGGGCGAAATCCCAGGAACTTCGAAATCTGCTGTTTGACTTTAAAGAGAGTGGAAAATTCGTAATTGCATTTATGGAATTCTGCAATGAAAAATCTTACTACATTGCCCTCGCCGCAGACGAGATCTATCTCCAGCCACACTCATTTGCAGAATTTAACGGCTTCGCTGCGGAGATTCCTTTTTTCAAACGCATGTTCAACAAGGTGGGCGCAGAAGCGCAGGTAGAAAATATTGGCAAATATAAAAGCGCTGGTGATATTTACAAAAGAGAATCCATGACTCCCGCTCACCGGGAAGTCACTCAAGCCCTCCTTGGCGACATATTCGACGAATTTACTCAAGCTGTTACCGGGCAGCGCGGCATCGACAAAGAAGAATTCGTCGCCGCTCTCAACCAGGGAATTTATGATTCGCAGGGGGCGCTCGAATTGAATCTGGTTGACGCCCTGAGTTATGAGACGGACGTGATTGATTTACTTAAGAAAAAAGTTTTCGGTGAAAACAGCGAAGACCGAAATTTGCAAGTCATGAGTTTGCCAAGATATGCCAAGATTCCATATGCTGAAGTCGGGTTGGGTGACGGCAGTAAAGTTGCTTTGATCTATGCGATTGGGGCAATAGTTTCCGGATCAGGAGGTCATGATCCATTAATGGGCAGGAATATGGGATCCAGATCTATTGTGCGATATTTACGTTCTGCAAAGAAGAACAAAAGCATTAAGGCCGTAGTCATTCGAGTTGACAGCCCGGGTGGCAGCAGCATTGCTTCCGACGAGATTTGGTCTGAAATTAACAGTGTTCGAAAAACTAAACCGGTGGTCATTTCGATGTCGGACGTCGCTGCTTCAGGCGGATACTGGATTTCCATGGATGCGGATGCCATCGTTGCCCAGCCGCTTACAATTACCGGATCAATTGGCGTCGTGTTCACTCTTTTTGATTTATCCGGAACTTATGATAAACTCGGCATTGATTGGGAGACCGTAAAAAAAGGCACTCACGCCGACATGTTAACAGACAAACGAGCGATGACGGACGAAGAATGGCAAACGTTCAAAAAGCTCACCCGGGACGTCTACAACGTTTTCGTTCAGAAAGTAGCTGACGGCCGCAACAAAAGCTGGGATGAAATTGATGAAATTGCCCAGGGCCGAATTTGGACGGGCGCAGCCGCATTAAATTTTGGGCTTGTAGACTCACTCGGCGGCCTGGATGTCGCTTTGAAAATTGCAAAAGAAAAAGCCGGAATTGACCTGGAGGCACAAACCCAGTGGCTTGTCTATCCACAGCCAAAAGGATTACTTGAATCCGTTTTTGACAGACTGAGTATTCGCGCGGCCGGTCTGCTTTCGCGAAACAATCACGACGTGGCTCTGTTTAGAACACTACCGCCCGAAACGAAATCAATTCTCAAACGGATTGCAGTGATGAGCCGGGTCAGAGGTGGTGAAATCATGGCGGTTGCGCCGTTTATACCTGAAATTAACTGA
- a CDS encoding outer membrane beta-barrel protein, with protein sequence MHRFIILASTFAVLYFPIKIQAQWSAAPQIVISIPRSDFANVSGTGGGFGVKVIRDFGGRSGFGLRGDFAFLSHGKEFTQVNIGGLFIAEVKHQSFRLTFGPQYSFGSRNFKMHGSMLGGFYIFRTNTDVNTSFGFFQDSSGDAALGWNVGGGLQYDIGLGPWLDVSFEYQTIYNITTEFQVRDEQGTVIGIEKQDITANEFTIKVGVIFFLK encoded by the coding sequence ATGCATCGATTTATTATTTTGGCAAGTACGTTCGCTGTGTTATATTTCCCAATTAAAATTCAGGCCCAGTGGTCTGCAGCGCCACAGATTGTTATTTCCATTCCCAGATCAGATTTTGCCAATGTCTCCGGCACAGGCGGCGGCTTCGGTGTAAAAGTAATCCGTGATTTCGGGGGACGCAGCGGTTTTGGATTACGCGGAGACTTTGCTTTTTTAAGTCATGGCAAAGAGTTTACTCAGGTTAACATTGGCGGACTCTTCATTGCGGAAGTCAAGCACCAATCTTTTCGTTTAACTTTTGGTCCTCAATATTCTTTTGGGTCAAGAAACTTTAAAATGCATGGCAGTATGCTGGGAGGATTTTATATTTTCAGGACAAATACGGATGTCAATACAAGTTTTGGTTTTTTTCAAGATTCAAGCGGTGACGCTGCTTTAGGCTGGAATGTTGGCGGAGGGCTGCAGTATGACATTGGTCTAGGGCCATGGTTGGATGTTTCTTTTGAGTATCAGACAATCTATAATATAACGACTGAATTTCAGGTGAGGGATGAGCAGGGAACCGTGATTGGTATCGAAAAACAGGATATCACCGCTAACGAATTTACGATCAAGGTTGGCGTCATATTTTTCCTTAAGTAA
- a CDS encoding TIGR03545 family protein, with protein sequence MRPKGIIALLILVVLFGAVLYLLSGKLIERVLEKAGESAVGAKVEIDNLKLNLAELSISLDRLQVTNPNDTWKNLFETGRMSFDMEVVPLARKKIIINDVTIAGIRVGTKRESDGALQKTGTDASSGWFASASESLKEQVADAPVLNLGVLKQKINVDSLFALINIQSPELMTAARKDADLTFKKWQTELASFNPKNDLAKMESQINEIKSSDPKNLKQMISTLDKAKSVYKTLNKLKKNLDSKRKSASVDLKKVSNILTDVDNWIENDFNAIKDRANLSEFTPNNIGKMLFGETIVLPALGFLKYIDLGRKYMPLAQQFLASGKVKNPPRLKGQDIRYPLEHAQPDFLMEHILISAATNQQDTSQVMSVSGEINGITSQPRLYGSPLTFALQASLPKSKAYAITGGFDHTRDVAEDRIEIKASGVRFGEIALPERPYLPVKVDANRGNLSAELKLIGDEFVFDINLTASSVKFLFAEKTGNNDVISKATRSVFDSIDNLQISAGISGRIDNPRLSIRSNIDDVLAQRVQALMGESARAARTEIRNRVTSMTEPKKQELSAFINKNKKEITGELDQIQKAVDEKLAVIDEKRKEIEQKIEKEKKKGIKKLKDIFKKNS encoded by the coding sequence ATGAGGCCAAAAGGAATTATAGCCCTTCTCATCCTTGTGGTGTTATTTGGTGCGGTGCTCTATCTCTTAAGTGGCAAACTTATTGAAAGAGTCCTGGAAAAGGCGGGGGAGTCGGCAGTAGGCGCCAAAGTGGAGATCGACAATCTTAAATTAAACCTGGCGGAACTCTCTATCTCGCTTGACCGGTTGCAGGTTACAAATCCAAATGATACCTGGAAAAATTTGTTTGAAACAGGCCGAATGTCCTTTGATATGGAAGTGGTGCCTCTTGCACGAAAGAAAATAATTATCAACGACGTCACGATTGCCGGTATTCGGGTTGGCACCAAACGCGAGTCAGATGGTGCGCTCCAAAAAACCGGGACCGATGCGTCATCTGGGTGGTTTGCGAGCGCATCGGAAAGCCTGAAAGAGCAGGTTGCGGATGCGCCGGTTTTGAATCTCGGGGTTTTAAAGCAGAAAATAAATGTCGACAGCCTGTTCGCTTTGATCAACATTCAGTCGCCTGAACTCATGACTGCTGCCAGGAAAGACGCCGACCTGACATTTAAAAAATGGCAGACTGAACTGGCGAGTTTTAATCCGAAAAATGATCTTGCCAAAATGGAATCTCAGATTAATGAGATAAAGTCCAGCGATCCGAAGAACCTCAAACAAATGATTTCTACGCTTGATAAAGCCAAGTCGGTTTACAAGACCCTCAATAAACTTAAAAAGAATTTGGATTCAAAAAGAAAATCAGCCTCGGTTGATTTAAAAAAAGTCAGCAACATTTTAACAGATGTTGATAACTGGATCGAAAACGATTTTAACGCGATTAAAGACAGAGCAAATCTCAGTGAGTTTACGCCGAATAATATTGGTAAAATGTTGTTCGGCGAAACCATTGTTTTGCCGGCTCTTGGGTTTTTAAAGTACATCGATCTTGGCAGAAAATATATGCCGCTCGCGCAACAATTTCTCGCTTCCGGAAAAGTCAAAAATCCGCCGCGTCTGAAAGGCCAGGACATTCGTTATCCCCTTGAACATGCGCAACCGGATTTTCTGATGGAACACATCTTGATCAGTGCAGCTACGAACCAGCAAGATACAAGCCAGGTCATGTCGGTAAGCGGAGAGATAAATGGCATTACTTCACAACCACGGCTTTACGGCAGTCCTTTGACCTTTGCACTACAGGCCAGTTTGCCGAAATCAAAAGCTTACGCGATCACCGGCGGCTTTGATCACACAAGAGATGTTGCCGAAGATCGCATTGAAATCAAAGCCTCAGGGGTGCGATTCGGCGAAATCGCTTTACCCGAGCGCCCGTATCTTCCAGTTAAAGTCGATGCGAATCGCGGGAATCTTTCGGCAGAGCTTAAATTAATTGGCGACGAGTTTGTTTTTGACATCAACCTTACAGCGAGTTCTGTGAAATTTTTGTTTGCCGAGAAAACGGGGAACAACGACGTCATATCGAAAGCCACCCGCAGCGTTTTCGATTCGATTGATAACTTACAAATTTCTGCCGGTATTTCAGGCCGCATTGACAATCCAAGGCTGAGTATTCGCTCTAATATCGACGACGTTCTTGCGCAGCGAGTTCAGGCGCTGATGGGTGAATCAGCGCGTGCTGCCAGGACTGAAATTCGCAATAGAGTTACCTCGATGACCGAACCAAAAAAGCAGGAACTGTCTGCTTTCATAAATAAGAACAAGAAGGAAATTACCGGAGAATTAGACCAAATCCAAAAAGCTGTTGATGAAAAATTGGCGGTCATCGATGAGAAGCGAAAAGAAATAGAACAGAAAATCGAAAAAGAGAAGAAAAAAGGTATTAAAAAATTAAAGGACATTTTCAAAAAGAATAGCTAA
- a CDS encoding TIGR03546 family protein — protein MFWLKFISKFIKVLRAGESPGLIAGGFTMGFVVGLTPFWTLQNIVILIIVILTKVNLSAAFFSIFLFSFVAYLFDPLFHNLGYFLLVQVEVLNGLWTALYNMPIAPFTRFYNTIVAGGFLTALILAFPVYVLAKNGIVSYRKTLGPKVENSKFIKAVKGSGLYKWYAKIRDMEWIS, from the coding sequence ATGTTCTGGCTAAAATTCATCAGCAAATTTATCAAAGTTTTGCGGGCAGGCGAGTCGCCCGGGTTAATCGCCGGCGGATTCACAATGGGGTTCGTGGTCGGCTTGACGCCGTTCTGGACGTTACAAAATATCGTGATCTTAATCATTGTGATTTTAACCAAAGTAAATCTTAGCGCGGCATTTTTTTCCATTTTTTTATTTAGTTTTGTGGCCTACCTTTTTGATCCATTGTTTCATAATCTCGGTTATTTTCTGCTAGTGCAGGTCGAGGTACTCAACGGACTGTGGACTGCTCTTTATAATATGCCCATCGCTCCTTTCACTCGTTTTTATAACACAATTGTTGCCGGGGGTTTTCTAACCGCATTAATTTTGGCTTTTCCCGTTTATGTTTTAGCTAAAAACGGCATTGTTTCGTATCGGAAAACCTTGGGCCCAAAAGTCGAAAATTCTAAATTTATAAAAGCGGTTAAGGGCAGCGGCCTGTACAAATGGTACGCTAAAATCCGAGATATGGAGTGGATCTCATGA